The Chloracidobacterium sp. DNA segment GATCGGCAGAAAGGCCAGCGCTTCTAACCACGTCCGGGGCGCGTCATAGTCGGCCGCAAGCAACACGCCGCCGGGCCGTAGGACGCGCCGGATTTCCGCGAGCGCCTGTCGCTTTTGCGGCGTGGTCAGGTGGTGGAGCATCAGCGAAGTCGTTACGGCGTCAAAGGCGTCGGCGGCGAAGGGCAAGCGCGTTGCGGAAGCGACCGTCAGCGCGAGGTTGGCGGCAGCGGCGGCGGCTTTGCGTTTGGCGATGGTTAGCACCGTCGGGTCGGCATCCACGCCGTAGAGTCGCGCTTGTGGCTGACGTGCATGCAAGCGCAGCAGCAGCGTCCCCGTACCGCAACCGACATCAAGAACCACTTGCCCTGCCTGAAGCGGCAACAAATCCGCCAACTGATCCTTGAGCGCGGCGTCGCGGACGGCGACCCGCGCCACAACATCAAACCACGGCGTCAGCGCTGAAAACGCCAGCGCTGGACGGAAACTGTCATCCGGCGCAACCGGCGCTGCAACGGGCGACGGATTGACAGACGACGGCTTAGCGGGCGCAGCGGCGGGCGGCATCGGTGTTTCCTCCCAGCCTTTGCCTTGCGCTTGGGGGCTCGGCGCGAGGGTACGTCATTGGACAAAAAAATGCGGTGGGAAAAACCACCGCGCAAGCAGAGAGGAGGAATGTACGCTACGCCACGAGCAACCGCAGCATCACCCGCCGGGCGTGCGGCACGCCGCTATTGCTCCCAAGCACATTAAACGTACCTTTCGGCAAAAGTTCCGGGAATTTTCACGGATGAAACGGTTGCTTGGGGTACAGGATTTCCATTCCGCATAGGTTGGGGTGCTTCCCGCGGCGAGATGTTCGCACCCCAGCGCAGAGGTTGGAAGCCCCCATACTGCGGTCAGCGCGTTATAACGGATTTCGCAGCCGGCGACGCCTGCCTGTAAAAACGCGCCTCGCTACTACGCCTAAGTGGAAGCGTGCCGCCACGCCGCCTGTACGGCAGACGACCGGCGCTTGGTCGTGTTGGTCGGCGCTCACCCGCCGCCCTTGGTTACAACCATGAGGTTCACCACAAGCCGCCAAGTTAGCCGAGTAGGCGCGTTGGCTACGGCTCGGCGGGCGGGTCGTCGGTAAACTCCTTCGTTTCAGTGGAGAACTTCCTGTAATCGCTGTAGCGATTTTCGACGCTGATGTTGAGGCCGGCGACAAGCAGCACCTTAATGCCAGCATTAAAATCCTCCCGCAACGGCAGCCAGACGCCCTCGGCGTTGCGCGTCTGCTCGAAGACAAACGCCGCACCACGCTTGAGCGACGCCAGCAAGCCGCCGCCGACCTTGAAATCACTCACAAAACGACCTTCAAGCCGCGCCACTTCCTCGTCTTCGGCGTCAAACCAGACAGTCCCGACCAGTTTCTGTAGAACCTTCTCCACGTCGCTAATTGGCTTGTAGTCGGGCCGCGGGCGAAAGTCACAAACGATGACAGGTCGCCCCCGTAACGTCTCCCGCCGTGGGTTATAAAACTCACACACTCGCAGAAACTGCGAAATGGTCAACCGCCGCTTTTGCGCCTCGTCGTTGTCATCCGCCTTGAGGGTTTGGCGCTTTCGCCAGCGCGCTTCGTTCTCCTCAATGAACCTTGCCACCCGCCGCTGTTCCCTTTCCGCTTCGGACGCCGAAAGCGGCTTACCGTTCACGGCGACCAACTTACGCGCCCGCGCCCCGCCTACCAACGGATACACCTCATAGGTCTTGACTTCTGTTTCTTTGACGCGCCCATCGCCATCCAGTCGCCGAATGGTCTCTGTCAATGTGTAGGTGTACTGTGTCACCCGCTCATCCACCGCCCGCTGGTTGGTCGTGACGCGCGTCAGGAGAGCCGGCAGATCAAGTGATGGGTCGCTGGTCGGAATGTCGAAATGGTTGGCGGCGAAGGCGTTGACGCGCTGCACCTCGTTTACGGTTAGCGTAAGTGTCGGTTCGTCAGGCGCTTCAAGCGTGATCTGAAAAGGCTCGCGGACACCATTGACCGGACGATAGTCCGCAAACTGAAAGACGCACCGGCCTGCGCCCTGGCCGCTTTCCAAGCGCGCTAGGAGACCGGTGTCGGCGGCGAAATAGCCGGTCACCGTCGCTCGTTCTCGCGAAGTGAACACGACACAGTAGTATGGTTTCCCGTCAAGTTCCGTCGCCGGCAACGACCGGGCGGCGACGCCCTGGGCTTTGACGTCAAGGAAGCGACTAGCCAGGGCCCACCCTTCGAGCAGGAGCCGCCGCCCAGCGTCATCCACCAGCGTATAAGCCCCGTCGCGGGTTGTTTGCATCCAGGCTGAAGTGCCAGTAACGCCGAGGCGGCGCTGGTCAGCGTCGAAAATCAGTTCAAGTCGCATCCGGTTTGGGAACGCGCGGTCGAGCGTAAAGCTTCCGGTTTCGCCGGTCGCTGTTTGCGCCGCTCCACGCAGCGTCACGTTACCGGCGGCTCGGACAGCCTTCTCGCCGCCTAGCGCCGCCACGTGGCGGGCAATGACCTTGGAGGCGGGAAGTGGCTTGATCGGACGCGCCGACTGAGCGGCTGTCGGGAGATCAAAAAGCCAACACCAAACACCCATCCACAGGAGTAACAACCAGCAGCTACGGTCAGAAATGTACGGAAACGACATACGCAGTTTCGAGGCTCTTAGAGGCTCTTAGGAGAGTCGTCGGCTTTCGCCAACCAGTGAAAATGGATTTTGCATCGCTAAAGGGATTCCATAAGTTGGAAACAGCCCCAATCAGGGTGCGGGAGGAGGCGTTTGGCCCGTGAAGGAAGGCGTTGCACCGCCATCATCGTTACAGCTGTCGCGGACGGCAGCCCGGCCCTCGACGCCGACGCGCCACAAGGTCGCCGCTTGGGTAGAGCTGCTCAAGCCAGTGACCTGGATTCCCGTTATGTGCGCCTATGTTGCTGGGGCGCTGTGCAGCGCGCAGTTTACCGCCGCTAGTCTGACCGACTGGCGACTGTGGTTGGGGT contains these protein-coding regions:
- a CDS encoding class I SAM-dependent methyltransferase; its protein translation is MPPAAAPAKPSSVNPSPVAAPVAPDDSFRPALAFSALTPWFDVVARVAVRDAALKDQLADLLPLQAGQVVLDVGCGTGTLLLRLHARQPQARLYGVDADPTVLTIAKRKAAAAAANLALTVASATRLPFAADAFDAVTTSLMLHHLTTPQKRQALAEIRRVLRPGGVLLAADYDAPRTWLEALAFLPIRFFDGFDATEANVQGQLPALMHAAGLKAVTVCAELPTAFGYITVWRAQSPAAVTSL